In Flavobacterium lacustre, a genomic segment contains:
- a CDS encoding helix-turn-helix domain-containing protein, whose protein sequence is MEVLRLKELMNKKGISREELANKVGVSMTTISNINSEKNLPTISLLLQIAEALDVDIREMFVPTKGTNVLQSEVNQVKELLEKSLKILENK, encoded by the coding sequence ATGGAAGTATTACGACTAAAAGAGTTGATGAATAAAAAAGGAATCAGCAGAGAAGAACTAGCAAATAAGGTAGGGGTTTCTATGACTACAATAAGTAATATAAATTCTGAAAAAAATTTACCTACAATAAGTTTACTTTTGCAAATTGCAGAAGCTTTAGATGTTGATATAAGAGAAATGTTTGTCCCAACAAAAGGCACAAATGTTTTGCAGTCAGAAGTAAACCAAGTAAAAGAGTTGTTAGAAAAATCTCTTAAAATTCTTGAAAATAAATAA